A single region of the Anaerostipes rhamnosivorans genome encodes:
- a CDS encoding IS110 family RNA-guided transposase codes for MISVGIDVSKGKSTVCVLKPCGEIVCSPFEMQHVQEDLEGFHNLLQKLDGEIRIVMEATGIYHLPVLTFLHEKEYFISVINPFAMKKYAKDNSIRGAKTDKLDSIMIANYGIEKWFKLQKYEGDEETYAELKLLGRRYRYYMELHVKALQELTHILDYVMPGIKKMFNSWNEANGRDKLSDFVEKFWHFDFITSMSLETFAKEYLVWAKEKKYHRSRSKAEAVYELASSGIPTLSSSTPSTKMLVQEAVSVLRTVDSSLSLILTRMQELVKSLPEYEAVREMGGVGEVLAVKLIAEIGDVRRLHSAKALIAWAGIDPPAYESGQFIGSKRKITKRGSSTLRKVGYEVMRVLKSHPAPKDDAVYNYILKKESEGKSKKHAKIAGLNKFLRIYYARVTAVYQ; via the coding sequence ATGATAAGCGTAGGAATTGATGTATCGAAAGGGAAAAGCACCGTCTGCGTACTTAAGCCATGCGGAGAAATAGTGTGCAGCCCTTTTGAAATGCAGCATGTGCAAGAGGATTTGGAAGGCTTTCACAATCTGCTTCAAAAATTAGATGGGGAGATACGTATTGTGATGGAAGCTACGGGCATTTATCATTTGCCTGTATTAACGTTCCTTCACGAAAAAGAGTATTTCATATCTGTCATTAATCCGTTTGCAATGAAGAAGTATGCGAAGGATAACAGCATCCGAGGAGCAAAGACCGACAAACTTGATTCAATAATGATTGCGAATTACGGAATTGAGAAATGGTTCAAGCTGCAAAAGTATGAAGGTGATGAAGAAACCTATGCGGAGCTTAAACTTCTGGGACGCAGATACCGGTACTATATGGAGCTTCATGTGAAAGCTTTGCAGGAGTTGACGCATATCCTGGATTATGTGATGCCGGGTATTAAGAAGATGTTTAACAGTTGGAATGAAGCAAATGGCAGGGACAAGCTTAGCGACTTTGTGGAGAAATTTTGGCACTTTGATTTCATCACATCCATGAGTCTTGAAACATTTGCTAAGGAGTATCTTGTTTGGGCAAAAGAAAAGAAATACCACCGAAGCAGATCCAAGGCTGAGGCAGTCTATGAATTAGCTTCAAGTGGTATTCCCACACTATCTTCCAGTACCCCATCCACCAAAATGTTAGTACAGGAAGCTGTATCAGTATTGAGAACTGTGGATAGTTCTCTGTCTCTGATTTTAACACGAATGCAAGAACTTGTGAAGTCCCTGCCTGAATATGAGGCGGTCAGGGAAATGGGCGGAGTTGGCGAAGTCCTTGCGGTTAAGCTGATTGCAGAGATTGGGGATGTGAGAAGACTACACAGCGCAAAGGCACTCATAGCATGGGCAGGAATTGACCCACCAGCATATGAATCAGGGCAGTTTATCGGTTCAAAACGCAAGATAACGAAACGAGGTTCTTCAACACTCAGAAAGGTGGGATATGAGGTGATGAGAGTTCTTAAGAGCCATCCTGCTCCAAAAGATGATGCTGTATACAACTATATCTTAAAAAAGGAAAGCGAAGGTAAAAGTAAGAAACATGCAAAAATTGCTGGCTTGAATAAATTTCTGCGGATTTATTATGCAAGAGTAACTGCTGTTTATCAATAG
- a CDS encoding helix-turn-helix domain-containing protein, with the protein MSRQRTMEKILSSEYVTIGELARITGCRYSTLKYYTEEKILPFEQEEENLTRRYKREESVARIGKIQELKRQGRTIADMKDILI; encoded by the coding sequence ATGTCAAGGCAGAGAACCATGGAAAAGATCCTTTCTTCCGAGTATGTGACCATCGGAGAATTAGCCCGTATCACTGGCTGCCGCTACAGCACGTTAAAGTATTATACGGAAGAAAAAATCCTTCCGTTTGAACAGGAAGAAGAGAATCTAACCCGCAGATATAAGAGAGAAGAAAGTGTCGCAAGGATTGGGAAAATACAGGAGCTTAAAAGACAGGGAAGAACCATCGCTGACATGAAAGACATATTGATATAA